Below is a genomic region from Acinetobacter tibetensis.
TTTAATTGACCCAATGTTTGCGCAAAAAGGCTTCTATGAAGGTTTTCCTGATACTCATCGTAGCTATTTACGCAATCCATTGGTCGATTTACCTGTCAAGCCTGAAACGATTTTAGAAGGTGTAGATGCGGTAATCGTGACCCATACACATTTAGATCATTGGGATGATGCAGCGCAAGCCACGATTCCGAAAAATATGCCTGTTTTTGTACAAAACAAACAAGATCAAAAAACCATTCAATCACAGGGTTTTAAAGATGTTCGTATTCTGACTCAAACAACGTTTGAAGGCATTAAGCTGACTAAAATTGGTGGTCAACATGGTACGGATAAAATGTATAGCAATCCTGAGCTAAAAGCTCTTTTAGGTGAAGCAATGGGTATGGTATTTGAAGCGACAGGACATGAAACGGTTTATGTGGCGGGTGATACCATTTGGCGTCCTGAAGTTGATCAAGCAATTCAATCCTTTAAACCAGATGTAATTGTATTAAATACAGGTAACGCTTTGGTTAATGGCTTTAACGAGTCCATTATTATGGGCAAAGAAGATACTTATCGCGCAACTCAGAAAGCACCAAATGCCAAAGTGGTTGCTGTTCACATGGATGCCATTAATCACATGTCGGTAACACGTGCTCAGCTTGCAGAATATGTAAAAAATAAAGGTATTCAAGACAAAGTTTTAATTCCACTAGATGGTGAAACGCTTTCTTTTTAATTCAACACATCCAACTTCACTTTTAAGGCAGCATAGTATTCATTTCCCTAAAATAAAAATGGTGAATGAATTCTATGTTGGCTAAGATATTTGAATGAGCAAATAATGAATACTGAAATCATTACCAATAAAGAGTTGGCCCAACAATTTTACGAACATTTACAAAATGAAGACTATGAAAGTGCAGCACAATTATGCCATGAAGATTTCATATTCTATTTACAACTAGATACCCCTATTCATGGTACAGATGGTTTTATTGTGTCTGAAAAAGCGAATTTTGATGCCTTCAAGGGATTTAAATTTACTGTTGAGAAGATATTCGCAGAAGATAATTACGTTGCTGTATTTATGATTTTTGATGGATATCATTCAGAAAAGCTTATGGATATTGAACCAACAGGGAATCGTGTTCGACTTTCTCTAATGATGCTACTTCAAATCAAAGATGGAAAGATTCTTGAAAAAAGAGCTCATTTTGATAAGGCGGATGTTTTAAGACAATTAACGACTCCTCCAATGGTTAGTTAATCTATGGCGTAAAAAACGCTTCTTTCTAATTCTGTTTTAAACAATCAGAACAAAATAAATGTTAGTTAAATAAAGGAAAAGATATGTCAAAATCAGCTTTATTAGTGATCGACTTACAAAATGAGTATCTACCTACAGGTAAATTACCATTGGTAAATATTGAACAAGCTGCTGCTAATGCAGTGAAAGTAATTGCGAAAGCCCGTCAAGATGGTACTCAAGTGATTCATGTCCAGCATATTGCGAATGCTGAATCGCCTATATTTCAACCTGACTCAAACGGTATTGAATTTCAGGACACAGTTAAGCCACAAGCAGATGAAACTGTGGTCATTAAAAATCACATCAATGCATTCTTAAACACGAATCTCAAAGAAATTTTAGATAGCAATCAAGTGACGGAGCTAGTCGTGATTGGTGCTATGAGCCATATGTGTGTTGATGCTGCTGTACGTGCTGCTTCTGACTTTGGTTATAAGGTAAGGGTTATTCATGATGCTTGTACAACGCTAGACCTAGAATTTAATGGCGTTAAAGTACCTGCTGGGCATGTTCATGCAACATTAATGGTCGCTTTTGAATTTGCATATGCTCAAGTGATATCAACTGAAGATTATGTTAGCTAAAGATTAAGATTTTCTAAAATTAACTTTATGCTAAATCTAAAATTAGACCATAAAAAGCCTGATTATTTATCAGGCTTTTTATATTGTTTGCTCATTGTACTAGACAAAATGGTAATGCTTTAAAAATAAAATATGGAATTGCATATATATGTTTATTCGTATATAAATATATTCAAAGATTCGATTGAGTTTGAGTAAATGACTGCTACTCCAAAAGTTAAGATTTATCACAACCCTGAATGTGGTACATCACGCAATACACTGGCGTTAATCCGTAATGCCAATATTGAACCTGAAGTGATTGAGTACCTTGTAACACCTCCATCTAAAAATGAACTGATTCAAATGATTGCGGATGCGGGTTTAACCGTGCGAGAGGCAATTCGTAAGAATGTTGCCCCTTATTCTGATCTAGAGTTGGACCGTGAGGATTGGAGCGATGAGCAACTGCTTAACTTTATGCTTCAGTATCCAATTTTAATTAACCGTCCATTCGTGGTGACTGAACGAGGCACTCGTTTAAGTCGTCCGTCAGAACTGGTTTTAGAAATTCTGCCCCTCCCACAAAAGGGTGCTTTCACTAAAGAAGACGGTGAACAAGTGCTGGATGCAAATGGGCAGCGATTGAAATAAAAATTTCATGGATATATGTGAATATTGATATATCCATATGTCAGAGTGAGTGAAAGTATGGATCAAATCAATTTCTTTAAATGTTTGGCTGATGAAACGCGATTCAACATTGTCATGTTGGTTCTTGGAAATAATGAACAGTGTGTTTGTGATTTGACTGAAAAACTACAACTCAGCCAACCCAAGATTTCGCGGCACTTAGCCTTACTGCGTTCTTCGGGGCTTTTACAAGATCGACGTCAAGGGCAATGGGTGTATTACAGTCTCAATC
It encodes:
- a CDS encoding MBL fold metallo-hydrolase, translating into MNKILSRSVIALSLAMASVHLYANDKVVQRDTSKVTHIQEIRNATIKVTYADTTFLIDPMFAQKGFYEGFPDTHRSYLRNPLVDLPVKPETILEGVDAVIVTHTHLDHWDDAAQATIPKNMPVFVQNKQDQKTIQSQGFKDVRILTQTTFEGIKLTKIGGQHGTDKMYSNPELKALLGEAMGMVFEATGHETVYVAGDTIWRPEVDQAIQSFKPDVIVLNTGNALVNGFNESIIMGKEDTYRATQKAPNAKVVAVHMDAINHMSVTRAQLAEYVKNKGIQDKVLIPLDGETLSF
- a CDS encoding ester cyclase codes for the protein MNTEIITNKELAQQFYEHLQNEDYESAAQLCHEDFIFYLQLDTPIHGTDGFIVSEKANFDAFKGFKFTVEKIFAEDNYVAVFMIFDGYHSEKLMDIEPTGNRVRLSLMMLLQIKDGKILEKRAHFDKADVLRQLTTPPMVS
- a CDS encoding cysteine hydrolase family protein, with protein sequence MSKSALLVIDLQNEYLPTGKLPLVNIEQAAANAVKVIAKARQDGTQVIHVQHIANAESPIFQPDSNGIEFQDTVKPQADETVVIKNHINAFLNTNLKEILDSNQVTELVVIGAMSHMCVDAAVRAASDFGYKVRVIHDACTTLDLEFNGVKVPAGHVHATLMVAFEFAYAQVISTEDYVS
- the arsC gene encoding arsenate reductase (glutaredoxin) (This arsenate reductase requires both glutathione and glutaredoxin to convert arsenate to arsenite, after which the efflux transporter formed by ArsA and ArsB can extrude the arsenite from the cell, providing resistance.) — protein: MTATPKVKIYHNPECGTSRNTLALIRNANIEPEVIEYLVTPPSKNELIQMIADAGLTVREAIRKNVAPYSDLELDREDWSDEQLLNFMLQYPILINRPFVVTERGTRLSRPSELVLEILPLPQKGAFTKEDGEQVLDANGQRLK
- a CDS encoding metalloregulator ArsR/SmtB family transcription factor translates to MDQINFFKCLADETRFNIVMLVLGNNEQCVCDLTEKLQLSQPKISRHLALLRSSGLLQDRRQGQWVYYSLNPNLPTWCLDVLNTLKNADLQPKVALSFQQINSYCE